The Engystomops pustulosus chromosome 1, aEngPut4.maternal, whole genome shotgun sequence genome has a window encoding:
- the ZNF462 gene encoding zinc finger protein 462 isoform X2 yields the protein MEVLQCDGCDFRAQSYEELKTHIQDVHTAFLQPTDVTEESPSQARTVGTNSTNQPDAVFSTLKDEYVPTEETHGQNTPQTTTGSYYSPSSGFYGLSSTSSSKPTNKFFQCKFCVRYFRSKYLLVEHTRKVHGQTGGNTGPSGNYNIMLHDGFGKVFSCQFCTYKSPRRARIIKHQKMYHKNNLKESITPSVSQSTPTSMSIQETCKELPAEVVERSILESMVKPLTKSRGNFCCEWCSYQTPRRERWCDHMMKKHRGMVKILSSLRQDGLNISDLQTKSTQLSSPGTSYMPLNMTSQDISSASISGYRSPIANLSGNNTSKYQSVSYVSMKPKFPSNVGILNMSERSPYVLPEKSNSMVDMDENSLLNDSSSDEDYIEMDGENGFGPLDHQDMSGEPLLGSENNKLLETKGIPFRRFMNRFQCPFCPFLTMHRRSISRHIENIHLSGKTAVYKCDECPFSCKSPLKLGAHKQCHSGASPDWDSISALTENMSSQLNEAYEAANINGRKSGSMTEASQQNPYKCTMCNYSTTTLKGLRVHQQHKHSFCDNMPNNSSVVQHIQDAELDSSNSVTVRKSQTSILGLSSKNNFVAKASRKASNDFPLDLSPAKKRTRIDEIASNLQSKISQTKQQEDTVINVEDDEEEEENEVEIEVELDKEEDPSEQLEAVDQYSIQQIWNRDIGATQKNISFRNIQHNFSAANGAEIELTLSDDDEDYYFQSMGFKEQDQNSSIGCNQSNLYSESDLNNDNSEYNEDSGRLYYCKHCDFNNKSARSVSTHYQRMHPYIKFSFRYILDPNDHSAVYRCLECYIDYNNFEDLQQHYSEHHPEAMNVLNFDQTDLIYRCRFCSYTSPNVRSLMPHYQRMHPTVKINNAMIFSSYVVERQEELNAESQTLREILNSAPKNMLTSTPTGHGISSSTNFNKTSPQTSTTKSFLTETDTPKNAAVNNVVVYDCDVCGFASPNMHSVLVHYQKKHPDEKASYFRIQKTMRVVTVDSGTAISQLAFDGGSSVVPNSSNMAAAPEENIELYYCKHCSYSNRSVVGVLVHYQKRHPEIKVTAKYIRQAPPNSETMRNADPQQYLLGKPSTTMYNTKKGNVQPKENEMFFCQHCDYGNQTVKGVLIHYQKKHRDYKVNADVIRQHTAAVRSLCEQGQKKPSSNTPNSPMNIEPEKAKLRTLKCRQCSFSTPYVYALRKHMKKDHPSLKATVTLILKWAFLDGYIEAGYHCEWCIYSHPEPSGLLEHYQRRHPEHYVDYTYMATKLCAGPDPAPLHSVPELKSYKCRDCMFEAPSIWDITNHYQAVHPWVLKGDESVLLDIIKEKDATQNFNLEEITPEHQVSQKVSINVETHMEALDDSSVLQKPLQLSSALTSSPYQCTVCLSEYNNLHGLLTHYGKKHPGMKVKAADFAQDVDINPGAVYKCRHCPYINTRIHGVLTHYQKRHPLIKVTAEDFVHDVEPPSENAQNESEENNRIFKQGYGAYRCKICPYTHGTLEKLKIHYEKYHNQPEPDMILQTYPHEMSSTETDAAADDHPHPTIVTLEPGEVSDILDFRPRKNMASHTVFKCQLCKYFCSTRKGIARHYRIKHNNVRAQPEGKNNLFKCALCSYTNPIRKGLAAHYQKRHDIDAYYTHCLAASRTVDEESTKVVLPSPQKEGSSELNEDLKNAIESKQCSICSFQSYSKKGIVSHYIKRHPGVFPKKSHGSPLENYFTPVYAEKPEVLSPPEETPEIEVPFDDSESLETELLPFRCIKCFKLSFSTADLLCMHYTDHHSKDIKRDFSIVGISGTRSYTTTYQCKHCNSKLNSIGELTCHLTSHIEEFQKRAKRQERRKQLLTKQKHSKIVPAEGKQEKTGNGQVAVHKRLKEKVVGYKCKFCLEVHPTLRAICNHLRKHVQYENAPPHSSELKDNTTQDDGKDPQEKPLDSSTVAGEGGSEEELKSISIPIPIPKRSRPGGYPCKQCDRVLMSMQGLRSHERSHLALALFAKEGKYNCQFCSFVSAFRHNLDRHIQDHHGHSKPFRCKHCPFKSSYKGRLKTHILKAHGGEHGYKCSFCSVTTMTISQLKDHSLKVHGKALTLPKLRSLPPNGPRAKQSSRIGKEPRLLESFYSEPPDVQQQLNHYQSAAQARNNSNNSPAPLPVANIAPEIKEELILNCEFCDFSSGYIQSIRRHYRDKHGGKKLFKCKECSFYTSFKSAFTMHVEAGHSSIPQEGPKDLQCPLCLYHTKYKHNMIDHIVLHREERVVPIEVCRSKLSKQLQGVVFRCDKCTFTCSSDESLQQHIEKHNELKPYKCQLCYYETKLNEELDRHLREEHKVCRNFELVGLVNLDQLEQMKDKSESSGSDEEETKTGELSDIKVTVQEKRFPCEFCGRTFTLNTEWERHVLRHGMTVTGNQTESMGIRIPKEKLEDNYSKMKHIAERTIDTSQQTRTSCFKNFLVTKKE from the exons ATGGAAGTTCTTCAATGTGATGGTTGCGATTTTAGAGCCCAATCCTATGAAGAGCTAAAGACTCATATACAGGATGTTCATACAGCATTTTTGCAGCCCAcagatgttacagaagaaagtcCTAGTCAAGCTAGAACTGTGGGTACGAATTCTACAAACCAGCCAGATGCGGTGTTTTCAACTTTGAAAGATGAATATGTGCCTACAGAAGAAACTCATG GTCAAAATACTCCTCAGACAACTACAGGATCATACTACAGTCCCAGTTCTGGTTTCTATGGCCTGTCATCAACGAGCAGTTCCAAACCAACTAATAAGTTTTTCCAGTGTAAATTTTGTGTTCGGTATTTTCGGTCAAAATATCTTCTGGTGGAACATACAAGGAAAGTCCATGGACAAACTGGTGGAAATACAGGACCTTCTGGAAATTATAATATTATGCTACATGATGGGTTCGGAAAAGTATTCTCATGTCAATTTTGCACTTACAAGTCGCCTAGAAGAGCAAGAATAATCAAGCATCAAAAAATGTATCACAAGAATAACCTGAAAGAAAGTATAACACCTTCAGTGTCTCAGAGTACACCTACTTCAATGTCAATTCAAGAAACATGTAAAGAACTGCCAGCAGAAGTAGTAGAGCGGAGTATACTTGAATCCATGGTGAAACCTTTGACAAAGTCCAGAGGAAACTTTTGCTGTGAATGGTGTAGCTACCAAACACCACGGCGAGAACGTTGGTGTGACCATATGATGAAAAAGCATCGAGGCATGGTCAAAATATTGTCAAGTTTACGACAAGATGGATTAAACATTTCAGATCTACAAACAAAAAGTACACAATTATCTAGTCCTGGAACTAGCTACATGCCGCTAAACATGACATCCCAAGATATATCGAGTGCAAGTATATCTGGTTACAGGAGCCCGATAGCTAATCTTTCAGGAAACAATACATCAAAGTATCAGTCAGTGTCATATGTTTCAATGAAACCTAAATTTCCTTCAAATGTTGGTATTTTGAATATGTCAGAAAGATCCCCTTATGTACTCCCAGAAAAGTCCAATTCCATGGTTGATATGGATGAGAATAGCTTGTTAAATGATTCAAGCTCTGATGAAGACTATATTGAAATGGATGGTGAAAATGGTTTTGGCCCACTAGACCATCAGGACATGTCTGGGGAACCGTTATTGGGATCTGAAAACAACAAATTACTGGAGACAAAAGGAATACCTTTTAGAAGATTTATGAACAGATTTCAGTGCCCTTTTTGTCCATTTCTTACCATGCATCGCCGGAGCATTTCTCGTCATATTGAAAATATTCACTTATCAGGAAAGACAGCAGTTTACAAATGTGACGAATGTCCCTTTTCATGCAAAAGCCCATTAAAGCTAGGGGCACATAAGCAGTGTCACAGTGGTGCGTCTCCGGATTGGGATTCTATAAGTGCActgactgaaaatatgtcttcacAATTAAATGAAGCATATGAAGCTGCTAACATAAATGGTAGAAAATCTGGAAGTATGACAGAAGCTTCCCAGCAAAACCCATATAAGTGTACAATGTGCAATTACTCCACAACAACCTTAAAAGGTCTACGTGTTCACCAGCAGCATAAACATTCCTTTTGTGACAATATGCCAAATAATAGCAGTGTAGTACAACATATTCAAGATGCCGAACTAGATTCTAGTAACTCTGTAACTGTGCGAAAAAGTCAGACTTCTATTTTAGGGTTGTcttcaaaaaataattttgttgcGAAAGCATCCCGGAAGGCATCAAATGATTTTCCATTAGATTTATCACCTGCGAAGAAAAGAACAAGAATTGATGAAATTGCAAGCAATCTGCAGAGCAAGATCAGCCAAACCAAACAACAAGAAGACACAGTCATTAATGTGGAAGAtgatgaagaagaggaggagaatgaagtAGAAATAGAGGTGGAACTGGACAAGGAGGAAGATCCTTCGGAACAGCTGGAGGCTGTTGATCAATATTCCATCCAACAAATATGGAATCGGGATATTGGTGCAACGCAAAAAAACATAAGTTTTAGAAACATTCAGCATAATTTTTCAGCAGCTAATGGTGCAGAAATTGAACTAACACTGTCAGATGATGATGAGGATTACTATTTCCAGTCTATGGGCTTTAAAGAACAGGATCAAAATTCATCTATTGGTTGCAACCAGTCTAATTTATATAGTGAAAGTGACCTGAACAATGATAATTCTGAGTATAATGAGGATTCAGGAAGACTATACTATTGCAAACACTGTGATTTTAACAATAAGTCTGCACGTAGTGTAAGCACTCACTATCAACGCATGCACCCCTATATTAAATTCAGTTTTAGGTATATTCTGGACCCCAATGACCATAGTGCAGTATATCGCTGTCTTGAATGCTACATAGACTATAATAATTTTGAGGATTTGCAACAACATTACTCAGAGCATCATCCAGAAGCAATGAATGTTCTTAACTTTGACCAAACCGATCTCATATATAGATGTCGCTTTTGCTCTTACACAAGTCCTAATGTCCGTAGCTTAATGCCACACTACCAAAGAATGCATCCCACTGTTAAGATCAATAATGCAATGATATTTTCAAGTTATGTTGTTGAAAGACAAGAAGAGCTTAATGCAGAATCACAAACATTAAGAGAAATTCtgaattctgcacctaaaaatatGTTGACCTCTACACCCACAGGGCATGGAATCAGCAGCTCCACAAACTTTAACAAAACTTCACCTCAGACAAGTACCACTAAGTCCTTTCTTACAGAGACTGATACTCCAAAAAATGCTGCTGTTAATAATGTTGTAGTGTATGATTGTGATGTGTGTGGATTTGCTAGCCCAAACATGCATTCTGTTTTGGTTCATTATCAAAAAAAGCATCCCGATGAAAAGGCTTCTTACTTCAGAATCCAAAAAACAATGCGTGTTGTCACTGTTGACAGTGGAACAGCTATTTCTCAACTAGCTTTTGATGGAGGATCTTCTGTAGTGCCTAATTCTAGCAATATGGCTGCTGCACCAGAAGAAAATATTGAACTATACTACTGCaagcactgctcttacagtaatcgGTCTGTAGTTGGTGTATTGGTTCATTATCAGAAACGGCATCCTGAAATTAAAGTGACAGCAAAGTACATAAGGCAGGCACCACCAAATTCTGAGACCATGAGAAATGCAGATCCTCAACAGTATTTACTTGGTAAACCATCCACAACTATGTACAATACCAAAAAGGGTAATGTTCAACCAAAAGAAAATGAAATGTTCTTTTGTCAGcattgtgactatggtaatcaaaCTGTCAAAGGAGTTCTAATTCATTATCAGAAAAAACACAGAGATTATAAAGTAAATGCTGATGTTATTAGACAACACACTGCTGCAGTAAGAAGTCTCTGTGAGCAAGGTCAAAAGAAACCCAGCTCAAATACTCCAAACTCCCCTATGAATATTGAGCCTGAGAAGGCTAAACTTCGAACCCTAAAATGTAGACAATGTTCATTTTCAACTCCTTATGTCTATGCGCTGAGAAAGCATATGAAAAAAGACCATCCTAGTTTGAAGGCTACGGTGACTTTAATATTAAAATGGGCTTTTTTGGATGGATATATTGAAGCTGGTTATCACTGTGAATGGTGTATTTATTCACACCCTGAGCCAAGTGGCCTTCTTGAACATTATCAAAGAAGACATCCAGAGCACTATGTGGATTATACCTACATGGCAACAAAACTATGTGCTGGCCCAGACCCTGCACCACTGCATTCAGTACCGGAATTGAAGTCTTACAAGTGCAGAGATTGTATGTTTGAAGCCCCTTCTATTTGGGATATTACCAATCACTATCAAGCTGTGCATCCCTGGGTTCTAAAAGGTGATGAATCGGTACTACTTGACATCATTAAGGAGAAGGATGCAACACAAAATTTCAATTTGGAAGAAATAACACCTGAGCATCAGGTTTCTCAGAAAGTTTCCATAAATGTTGAAACTCACATGGAGGCTTTAGACGATTCCAGTGTATTACAGAAGCCATTGCAGTTGTCCTCTGCTCTAACTTCATCACCTTATCAATGCACTGTGTGTTTATCTGAGTACAACAATTTACATGGTCTTCTTACTCATTATGGAAAAAAGCATCCTGGCATGAAAGTTAAAGCTGCAGACTTTGCACAAGATGTAGACATTAATCCTGGAGCAGTTTATAAATGTAGACATTGTCCTTATATCAACACTCGTATTCATGGTGTTCTTACCCACTACCAAAAAAGACatccattaatcaaggtcactgCTGAAGACTTTGTGCATGATGTAGAACCACCAAGTGAAAATGCTCAAAATGAGAGCGAGGAAAATAATAGAATATTTAAACAAGGATATGGTGCCTACAGATGTAAAATATGTCCCTACACCCACGGGACTCTAGAAAAATTAAAGATTCATTATGAAAAGTACCATAATCAGCCAGAACCAGACATGATTTTGCAAACCTATccacatgaaatgtccagtacTGAAACAGATGCTGCAGCTGATGATCATCCACATCCAACAATTGTTACTCTAGAGCCTGGTGAAGTTAGTGACATTCTAGACTTTAGACCACGTAAGAATATGGCATCACACACTGTGTTTAAATGTCAGTTATGCAAATATTTTTGCTCAACTAGAAAAGGGATAGCTAGACACTACCGTATCAAACATAATAATGTTCGAGCACAACCAGAGGGTAAAAACAATTTGTTTAAGTGTGCCCTCTGTTCTTACACTAATCCAATTCGCAAAGGTCTAGCAGCTCATTACCAGAAGCGACATGATATAGACGCATACTATACTCACTGCTTAGCAGCATCTAGAACAGTTGATGAGGAATCAACTAAGGTGGTCCTTCCTTCACCACAAAAAGAAGGATCATCTGAGCTGAATGAAGACCTGAAGAATGCAATTGAAAGTAAACAATGTTCTATCTGTTCATTTCAGTCTTACAGCAAGAAGGGAATCGTTTCACATTACATAAAAAGACACCCTGGAGTCTTCCCTAAAAAGTCACATGGCAGCCCGCTTGAAAATTATTTTACACCTGTGTACGCAGAGAAACCTGAAGTCCTCAGTCCTCCTGAGGAGACACCTGAAATAGAGGTTCCATTTGATGATTCCGAAAGTCTTGAAACAGAACTGCTTCCATTTCGATGTATTAAATGTTTCAAGCTGTCATTCAGCACAGCTGATCTACTGTGTATGCATTACACAGATCATCACAGCAAGGACATAAAGCGAGATTTTTCAATAGTAGGCATAAGTGGCACCCGTTCCTataccaccacatatcagtgCAAACATTGCAATAGCAAACTGAACAGTATTGGTGAACTGACCTGCCATTTGACTTCACACATTGAAGAGTTCCAGAAACGTGCCAAACGTCAGGAAAGACGGAAACAACTTTTAACCAAGCAAAAACATTCCAAAATTGTTCCCGCAGAAGGCAAACAAGAAAAG ACAGGAAATGGTCAAGTGGCAGTGCATAAGAGATTAAAAGAAAAGGTAGTTGGCTACAAATGTAAGTTCTGCTTGGAAGTCCATCCTACACTCCGAGCCATCTGTAATCATCTTCGCAAACATGTCCAATATGAAAATGCTCCCCCACATTCTTCTGAACTAAAG GATAACACAACCCAAGATGATGGTAAAGATCCTCAAGAGAAGCCTCTTGATTCCAGCACAGTGGCAGGAGAAGGTGGCTCTGAAGAAGAACTAAAATCCATATCAATACCTATACCCATTCCAAAACGCTCCAGACCAGGGGGCTATCCTTGTAAACAGTGTGATCGAGTTTTAATGTCAATGCAGGGTCTGAGATCCCATGAGAGAAGTCACTTGGCACTTGCTCTGTTTGCTAAAGAAGGCAAATACAACTGCCAGTTTTGCTCTTTTGTTTCTGCCTTTAGGCACAA tcTTGATCGTCATATACAAGATCACCATGGACATAGCAAACCATTCAGATGCAAGCATTGTCCTTTTAAATCTTCCTACAAAGGACGATTGAAAACGCACATTTTGAAAGCACATGGAG GTGAACATGGCTACAAATGCTCATTTTGCTCAGTAACAACAATGACAATCAGCCAGTTAAAGGATCACTCATTAAAAGTTCATGGAAAAGCACTTACATTGCCAAAATTACGCAGTCTGCCTCCTAATGGGCCACGTGCTAAGCAAAGCTCACGGATTGGAAAGGAACCTAGACTACTTG AATCCTTCTATTCTGAGCCTCCAGATGTTCAGCAACAGCTCAATCATTACCAGTCAGCTGCCCAAGCCAGAAATAACAGCAACAATAGCCctgctcctcttcctgtggccaaTATAGCCCCTGAGATAAAGGAAGAACTTATCCTCAACTGTGAATTTTGTGACTTTTCTTCTGGCTACATTCAGAGCATTCGTCGTCACTATCGAGACAAACATGGGGGAAAGAAGCTGTTTAAGTGCAAAGAATGCTCTTTCTATACATCCTTCAA ATCTGCTTTCACTATGCATGTTGAAGCTGGCCATTCATCTATTCCTCAGGAAGGACCTAAAGACCTTCAGTGTCCTCTCTGTCTGTATCATACCAAATATAAACACAATATGATAGATCATATCGTCCTTCATAGAG AAGAGAGAGTCGTTCCTATAGAAGTCTGCCGTTCCAAGCTATCAAAGCAACTGCAGGGTGTTGTGTTTCGATGTGATAAATGCACTTTTACCTGCTCAAGTGATGAAAGTCTGCAGCAGCACATAGAAAAGCATAATGAACTGAAGCCCTACAAATGTCAGTTGTGCTACTACGAAACCAAACTAAATGAAGAATTAGATAGACATCTAAGAGAAGAGCACAAA GTATGCCGTAACTTTGAACTCGTTGGATTGGTTAATTTGGATCAACTGGAGCAGATGAAAGATAAAAGTGAGTCTTCAGGCAGTGATGAAGAAGAAACTAAGACTGGAG AATTGTCTGATATCAAGGTTACTGTTCAGGAGAAACGGTTTCCGTGCGAATTCTGTGGGAGGACATTTACGCTCAACACTGAATGGGAGCGGCATGTTTTAAGACATGGCAT GACTGTTACTGGAAACCAAACGGAAAGCATGGGCATCAGGATCCCAAAAGAAAAACTTGAGGACAACTATAGCAAAATGAAACATATTGCTGAAAGAACAATAGATACTTCCCAACAAACAAGAACCtcatgttttaaaaattttttggtgaCCAAAAAAGAATAA